The Peribacillus sp. FSL P2-0133 genome has a segment encoding these proteins:
- a CDS encoding energy-coupling factor ABC transporter permease, protein MKRTNWKIIYFVILLLFVPKRAMAMHIMEGFLPIEWAIFWWAVTLPFLILGYRSIRSKVRENPETKMMLGLSGAFVFILSALKIPSVTGSSSHPTGVGLGSILFGPLAMSVVGSIVLLFQAVLLAHGGLTTLGANAFSMAVCGPFIAYFVFKGATKLGWSFSLAVFLAAAFGDLGTYVVTSVQLALAFPSEVGGFMASFSKFAGIFALTQIPLAISEGLLTVVVMNFLKKYNLGELKLLRVLSKEAR, encoded by the coding sequence ATGAAAAGAACCAATTGGAAAATTATTTATTTTGTCATTTTACTGCTTTTTGTCCCAAAAAGGGCAATGGCCATGCATATCATGGAGGGCTTTTTACCCATTGAATGGGCTATATTCTGGTGGGCCGTTACCCTTCCATTTTTAATCTTGGGTTACCGGTCCATTAGATCCAAAGTAAGGGAAAACCCAGAAACAAAAATGATGCTTGGCCTATCGGGTGCATTTGTATTCATTTTATCGGCCCTAAAGATTCCTTCCGTTACGGGAAGTTCTTCACACCCTACCGGAGTTGGTTTGGGATCCATTTTATTCGGACCATTGGCCATGAGTGTCGTTGGCTCCATCGTTCTATTATTTCAAGCTGTTTTACTGGCTCACGGAGGATTGACGACATTAGGGGCCAATGCATTTTCCATGGCCGTTTGCGGACCGTTCATTGCTTACTTCGTCTTCAAGGGCGCAACTAAATTGGGGTGGTCTTTTTCACTTGCCGTTTTCTTGGCAGCTGCTTTTGGAGATTTGGGAACCTATGTGGTGACTTCCGTTCAACTTGCTCTTGCTTTTCCATCCGAGGTAGGAGGATTCATGGCCTCTTTCAGTAAATTTGCAGGGATTTTTGCCCTGACCCAAATTCCCTTGGCAATCAGTGAGGGGTTATTGACAGTCGTCGTGATGAATTTCTTAAAAAAATACAATCTAGGCGAATTGAAATTGCTGCGAGTTTTATCTAAGGAGGCCCGTTAA
- a CDS encoding LysR family transcriptional regulator, translating into MNIEQLEYIIKVAEVNSISTASESLHISQSGISMAITSLEKELGIKIFKRSRLGTIPTEDGKEIIQKALEVLSKLEEIRDSAQIHSDTMEKELRLSSTQGLFLTVLPKSLALFKKKYPEVKIVIEEKGGQEITDEVLNDKIDIGLLNIPKVKPKENELEFQPLMEAKVIVSVSKNSPLAKRKSITPQELMDENLVVYNGPRMKAFIKGFFDHYGEMNILFFTNNTEIIKKTVAEGLAIAFSFDIGVNSDPYFLSGELVAIPLVELENNTMEFGYVRSKKQYFSKAAREFIKCLEFYTTLKY; encoded by the coding sequence ATGAATATTGAACAATTGGAATATATCATTAAGGTAGCCGAGGTTAACTCGATTTCCACGGCTTCAGAGAGCCTCCATATCTCTCAATCTGGAATCAGCATGGCCATTACGAGTCTGGAGAAGGAATTAGGTATAAAAATCTTCAAGCGGTCTAGGTTAGGAACGATACCTACAGAAGACGGAAAGGAAATCATTCAGAAAGCTCTTGAAGTATTAAGCAAATTAGAAGAAATAAGAGACAGTGCACAAATACATTCAGATACGATGGAAAAAGAATTACGCCTATCCTCTACACAAGGTTTATTTCTGACGGTTTTGCCTAAATCCTTGGCATTATTTAAGAAGAAGTATCCAGAGGTGAAAATCGTGATTGAAGAAAAGGGGGGACAAGAGATAACCGATGAAGTACTGAATGATAAGATAGACATCGGGCTATTAAACATTCCAAAGGTTAAACCAAAAGAAAATGAGTTGGAATTTCAACCTTTAATGGAAGCAAAAGTGATTGTGTCTGTCAGTAAGAATTCCCCTTTAGCCAAACGTAAAAGCATAACCCCACAAGAGCTAATGGACGAAAATTTGGTCGTTTACAATGGACCAAGAATGAAGGCGTTCATCAAAGGTTTTTTTGATCATTACGGTGAGATGAATATTTTGTTTTTCACAAATAATACAGAAATCATCAAAAAAACCGTCGCTGAGGGATTAGCCATTGCCTTTTCCTTTGATATTGGAGTTAACAGCGACCCCTATTTCCTAAGCGGGGAACTTGTGGCCATTCCTTTGGTGGAGCTAGAAAATAATACAATGGAATTCGGTTATGTTCGCTCTAAGAAGCAGTATTTTTCAAAAGCTGCCAGGGAGTTTATTAAATGTCTCGAATTCTATACTACTCTTAAATATTAG
- a CDS encoding (2Fe-2S) ferredoxin domain-containing protein gives MTTWNLMGTNTHLLICNGSSCMKKGGEEVTQAIRDEIASKGLDLKIHTTRTRCNGRCKDACVVIAYPQGNWYRVETPDFGRQIVSHIDDGEFVPQMIYQFNDGEMTPNPDFPAHTGISKNKA, from the coding sequence ATGACTACTTGGAACTTAATGGGTACAAATACACATCTGTTGATTTGTAATGGAAGCAGCTGCATGAAGAAGGGCGGGGAAGAAGTAACCCAAGCGATTCGCGATGAAATTGCTTCCAAAGGACTGGATTTGAAAATCCATACAACCAGGACACGGTGTAACGGAAGATGTAAGGATGCCTGCGTTGTGATTGCCTATCCTCAAGGAAACTGGTATCGAGTGGAAACGCCTGATTTCGGTCGCCAGATTGTCAGCCATATTGATGATGGGGAGTTTGTTCCACAAATGATCTACCAATTCAATGATGGGGAAATGACACCGAATCCAGATTTTCCTGCTCATACGGGTATTTCAAAGAACAAAGCGTAA
- a CDS encoding energy-coupling factor ABC transporter substrate-binding protein, which translates to MKKSLLLLFLVVILATIPLITQQGTEFGGADGEAEEAITKIQPEYKPWFNSIWEPPGAETESLLFALQAAIGAGFIGYFIGVTRQRNKQTKQEIPEKSNHVTH; encoded by the coding sequence ATGAAAAAAAGTTTACTGCTGCTTTTCCTGGTCGTCATTCTTGCTACCATACCGTTAATCACACAACAAGGAACGGAATTTGGCGGTGCCGATGGCGAAGCTGAAGAAGCCATCACTAAAATCCAGCCGGAATACAAGCCATGGTTCAACAGTATTTGGGAGCCGCCAGGTGCAGAAACCGAAAGCTTATTATTTGCGCTGCAAGCTGCAATCGGAGCTGGTTTCATTGGTTATTTCATAGGTGTAACGAGACAAAGAAATAAGCAAACCAAACAAGAAATTCCCGAAAAATCGAATCATGTTACTCATTGA
- a CDS encoding AMP-binding protein → MLHKLTFQSLLNKGMKRFGELPAITLLPTGETITYDELWKKTELISSYLLRLGAGRGVRIATIIPNSLESVMFGLAIQQCGATLVPLSEKLGKREIQFILKEAKPEVVIIATKTHFDTFFEYLEEMKKEDVHVIGLPGFNINYPEEFERFQWPSEINNLDLPLAEAEDIALLSYTGGTTGTPKGVMHSQKGLGAAILSAAIEDPLDDRDRVLLSTPIVHSAGSLLWRSLVSGVHVYVMGSFDAAEFIRAIKEHEITTTFMVPTMLYRLLDQTKKMEYDMSSMRNIFYGASPISQKRLKEAFEVFGPIMRQQYGMTECNIVITRLSKSAHVWAYHNNSEILKSCGKPCILTEVRLIDDEGNDVEPSELGEIIVKSPAMMAGYYQRPDLTQEYIRDGWFYTGDIGKWDESGYLYIVDRKKDMIISGGMNVYSSEVERVVNLHPSVALSACIGVPHPDWGEVVCVVASLQEGLNCTSEELIDFCKQRTSKYMVPKVVYFLDKFPLTPIGKIDKKELRKMFAQGILTI, encoded by the coding sequence ATGCTGCATAAGTTGACATTTCAGTCACTGTTGAATAAAGGAATGAAACGATTCGGCGAACTGCCTGCAATTACCTTGTTGCCAACCGGGGAAACGATAACCTACGACGAGTTATGGAAGAAAACTGAACTTATCTCTTCTTATTTACTTCGCTTAGGTGCAGGAAGGGGTGTCCGCATAGCGACCATCATTCCAAACAGTTTGGAAAGTGTGATGTTTGGTTTGGCCATCCAGCAATGTGGAGCTACCTTAGTGCCATTAAGTGAAAAACTGGGGAAACGAGAAATACAATTCATCCTAAAGGAAGCAAAACCAGAAGTGGTCATAATAGCTACAAAGACACACTTTGATACCTTCTTTGAGTATTTGGAAGAAATGAAGAAGGAAGATGTCCATGTCATTGGGCTTCCTGGCTTTAATATTAATTATCCAGAGGAGTTTGAACGGTTTCAATGGCCCAGTGAAATAAATAATTTAGACTTGCCATTAGCTGAAGCGGAAGACATTGCCCTTCTTTCATATACAGGCGGGACAACGGGTACACCGAAAGGCGTCATGCATTCCCAAAAGGGACTCGGCGCCGCCATACTTTCTGCCGCTATTGAAGACCCACTTGACGACCGAGACCGAGTATTGCTAAGTACGCCTATTGTGCATTCAGCCGGTTCATTACTTTGGAGATCCCTTGTTTCGGGCGTCCATGTCTATGTGATGGGCTCATTCGACGCTGCAGAATTCATACGGGCGATAAAGGAACATGAAATTACGACGACTTTCATGGTACCGACCATGTTATACAGATTACTTGATCAGACAAAGAAGATGGAATATGATATGAGCTCCATGCGCAATATTTTCTACGGCGCGTCACCAATTTCACAAAAGCGCCTTAAAGAAGCTTTTGAAGTATTCGGGCCCATTATGCGCCAGCAATACGGCATGACAGAATGTAATATTGTCATTACAAGACTATCGAAAAGCGCTCATGTATGGGCTTATCATAACAATTCGGAAATTTTGAAAAGCTGTGGAAAACCGTGCATTCTTACCGAAGTTCGACTGATTGATGATGAAGGAAATGATGTAGAACCTTCCGAGCTTGGCGAAATTATCGTAAAATCCCCAGCGATGATGGCAGGCTATTATCAAAGACCTGATCTTACCCAGGAATACATCCGTGATGGCTGGTTCTACACTGGTGATATTGGTAAATGGGATGAAAGCGGTTACCTTTATATCGTAGATCGAAAGAAAGATATGATCATTTCAGGCGGGATGAACGTATATTCTTCAGAAGTTGAGCGGGTGGTGAACCTGCACCCTTCTGTTGCATTAAGTGCTTGCATAGGTGTTCCCCATCCAGATTGGGGAGAAGTAGTGTGTGTCGTTGCATCACTGCAAGAAGGGTTGAACTGTACTAGTGAGGAATTAATTGATTTCTGCAAACAAAGAACCTCAAAGTATATGGTTCCTAAAGTTGTCTATTTTCTAGATAAGTTTCCATTAACGCCGATTGGAAAAATTGATAAGAAAGAATTAAGAAAGATGTTTGCACAAGGTATTCTAACCATCTAG
- a CDS encoding YozQ family protein, translated as MDSKQSKNESSEIAGRTYDVSDYKREDNLSSGLATTHEQVSDTYAEGEIKAVVDDVNGRDIELAKERTEEEK; from the coding sequence ATGGATAGCAAGCAATCAAAAAATGAATCTTCTGAAATTGCCGGAAGAACATATGATGTTAGTGATTATAAACGGGAAGATAATTTATCCTCTGGACTGGCTACAACCCACGAACAAGTATCGGATACTTATGCGGAAGGCGAGATAAAAGCAGTCGTTGATGATGTAAACGGAAGAGATATTGAGCTTGCAAAAGAAAGAACTGAGGAAGAAAAGTAA
- a CDS encoding MFS transporter, whose translation MQLYASKKRKLVISGLLFVGMILSFFDRVAINVGIIPIADEFHLNTSQTGFLISIFFVSYSLMQPLGGWMTDKYGARVMVTVSLFSWSLFTVMCGFAWSFMSLLFIRFLFGLGEGPFYPASMSTIRNNFPEEERGRANSFFLSAQNIGGILGTALAASMVVAFGWRGMFTIAGILGIIISFGIWFILKPQGTQEVKKDNPKQKKVALKLLFKIENIWKLITFKFISNIINYGLITWMPIYLVKEKGVDLIDAGGLLAIPYVFGFLMFNVSGWLLDKHMANREKYLAAAGALLSAIFLFLMSNATSIALFITYLTLNSIALSFFGTVLYTIIIKYSPKELTGSASGLVTFAGQIAGAVSPLALGLIISLFNDSYNAAFLFLVIMALLGTVVAVSIKNNRAQPAKEYEKTTTIV comes from the coding sequence CAGCTGTATGCAAGTAAGAAACGAAAATTAGTGATTAGCGGCCTTTTATTTGTTGGGATGATTTTAAGCTTTTTTGATCGCGTTGCCATAAATGTCGGAATTATTCCTATTGCAGATGAGTTTCATCTCAATACGTCCCAGACAGGCTTTTTAATTAGTATATTTTTTGTTAGTTACTCACTCATGCAACCGCTTGGCGGATGGATGACCGATAAATATGGAGCGAGGGTCATGGTTACAGTTTCTTTATTTAGTTGGTCTTTATTCACTGTAATGTGTGGGTTTGCTTGGTCATTTATGTCTTTATTATTCATTCGTTTTCTGTTCGGGTTAGGTGAAGGGCCTTTCTATCCTGCCAGTATGTCCACTATAAGAAATAACTTCCCGGAAGAAGAACGGGGCCGGGCCAATTCGTTTTTCCTGTCCGCCCAGAATATTGGCGGGATATTAGGTACTGCTCTTGCCGCTTCAATGGTTGTAGCTTTCGGTTGGCGGGGCATGTTTACCATTGCCGGAATTCTAGGGATAATAATTTCTTTCGGTATTTGGTTCATTCTAAAGCCTCAAGGAACTCAAGAGGTTAAAAAAGACAATCCGAAACAAAAAAAGGTAGCCCTGAAACTATTATTTAAAATCGAAAACATTTGGAAACTCATAACTTTCAAGTTTATCTCAAATATTATCAACTATGGTCTGATCACTTGGATGCCTATATATTTGGTTAAGGAAAAAGGGGTGGATTTAATAGACGCCGGGGGTTTATTGGCAATCCCTTATGTTTTTGGTTTCTTGATGTTTAATGTAAGCGGATGGCTTCTGGATAAGCATATGGCTAACCGGGAGAAGTATCTTGCTGCTGCAGGCGCTTTATTATCGGCAATTTTTCTCTTTTTAATGTCTAACGCCACGTCCATAGCACTTTTCATCACTTATCTCACTCTCAACTCCATAGCGCTGTCTTTCTTTGGAACCGTTCTATATACGATTATCATAAAATACTCACCAAAGGAACTTACGGGCTCTGCCTCCGGACTCGTAACTTTTGCTGGTCAAATTGCAGGTGCGGTTTCGCCTTTAGCCCTCGGTTTGATTATCAGTCTGTTTAATGACTCCTATAATGCAGCTTTCCTGTTTTTAGTAATAATGGCGTTATTGGGAACGGTTGTTGCCGTTTCTATTAAAAATAATCGGGCACAACCCGCTAAAGAATACGAAAAAACAACTACCATTGTATAA
- the cbiQ gene encoding cobalt ECF transporter T component CbiQ has translation MLLIDKYAYFNGLKDVHPLEKMVFALSLLLFSLTVRDMTVSLITFTVMSALIIFGAKIPLSYYLKLLLLPGFFILSGTITILFSFTSKFTSISNIWWSWKVGNWQIFISDDSIGTVINLITVVLGSISCLYFLTLTTPITVILSVMRKLKVPSLLVDLIELTYRFIFIFLDTALAIHQSQASRLGYGSLRKGIRSLGLLISSLFLGVLQRSGHLTMAMNARGYQENLSYIEDTYTYSSRNWLIAIVILGSLIFINGFL, from the coding sequence ATGTTACTCATTGATAAATATGCCTATTTCAATGGGCTAAAGGATGTACATCCGTTGGAAAAGATGGTTTTTGCACTCTCCCTTTTGCTATTTTCGTTAACGGTAAGGGATATGACCGTTTCGCTCATCACTTTTACGGTGATGAGTGCTTTAATCATTTTTGGGGCAAAAATCCCGCTTTCTTATTATCTTAAATTACTTCTATTACCAGGATTTTTTATACTATCAGGAACAATTACCATCCTTTTTTCTTTTACAAGCAAATTTACTTCGATTTCGAATATATGGTGGTCCTGGAAGGTCGGGAACTGGCAAATTTTCATCAGCGATGACAGCATAGGTACAGTGATCAATTTGATCACTGTCGTATTAGGCAGCATCAGCTGTTTATATTTCCTTACCTTGACTACACCCATTACCGTCATCCTATCGGTGATGCGAAAACTTAAAGTGCCTTCCTTATTGGTCGATTTAATAGAGCTGACCTATCGCTTCATCTTTATTTTTTTAGATACAGCTTTGGCCATTCACCAATCACAAGCTTCACGGCTGGGGTATGGTTCGTTAAGGAAAGGCATTCGATCTCTCGGATTACTAATCTCATCATTATTTTTAGGAGTATTGCAGCGCTCTGGACATTTGACGATGGCCATGAACGCAAGAGGCTATCAGGAGAACCTTTCCTATATCGAGGATACTTACACCTATTCCTCACGCAATTGGCTGATCGCGATTGTAATACTAGGAAGCTTAATCTTTATTAATGGATTTTTGTAA
- a CDS encoding alanine/glycine:cation symporter family protein, translated as MEMLENFISETNDVLWSSILIIMLIGLGLYFSVRTKFVQFRMVGEMFRLLGEGATAEKKGVTSFQAFCISTASRVGTGNLAGVAIAITMGGPGAVFWMWLIALIGSASAFIESTLAQIYKVKDGDAFRGGPAYYMEKALNARWMGITFAVLISLTFGLAFNSVQANTITSAFNESFGIEKWVTAVILAIVTAVIIFGGIKMVAKVSEVIVPIMAGAYVIVALIIIIMNITELPGVFVLIFESAFNGIKEVAGGVLGAAMMQGIKRGLFSNEAGMGSAPNAGATADVSHPVKQGLIQSLGVFVDTLIICSSTAFIILFSGLYTSKETDGIVLTQNALGTALGSWAGIFLAIIVLLFAFSSIVGNYYYGESNIGFINEKKVWLNIYRIAVVGMVIFGSLASLDFVWGLADLLMALMAIINLIAIALLGKIAFAALADYQKQKKSGKNPVFHVNNIKGLKNVECWGDPSDNVDVKKEA; from the coding sequence ATGGAGATGTTAGAAAATTTTATTAGTGAGACAAATGATGTGTTGTGGTCATCCATTTTAATCATCATGTTAATTGGATTGGGACTTTATTTTTCCGTACGCACGAAGTTTGTTCAATTCAGAATGGTAGGGGAAATGTTCCGGCTATTGGGTGAAGGGGCCACTGCGGAAAAAAAAGGTGTGACATCCTTTCAGGCATTTTGTATTAGTACGGCTTCCCGGGTGGGAACGGGTAACCTTGCAGGTGTTGCCATAGCGATCACGATGGGCGGACCTGGAGCCGTTTTCTGGATGTGGTTAATAGCACTGATCGGATCTGCTTCGGCTTTCATTGAAAGTACACTTGCTCAAATCTATAAGGTCAAGGATGGGGATGCATTCCGCGGCGGTCCTGCGTATTATATGGAAAAAGCATTGAATGCCCGCTGGATGGGCATCACGTTCGCTGTGTTGATTTCGCTTACATTTGGACTTGCTTTCAATTCGGTTCAAGCCAATACGATTACAAGCGCATTCAATGAATCGTTTGGAATTGAAAAGTGGGTTACGGCTGTCATCCTGGCAATCGTCACGGCTGTCATCATTTTTGGCGGGATCAAAATGGTTGCAAAGGTCTCTGAAGTCATCGTTCCGATCATGGCAGGAGCCTATGTTATAGTGGCGTTGATTATCATCATCATGAATATTACCGAGTTACCTGGTGTTTTTGTTCTGATCTTTGAAAGTGCATTTAATGGAATAAAAGAAGTGGCTGGCGGAGTACTGGGAGCAGCCATGATGCAGGGAATCAAGCGCGGCCTATTTTCAAATGAAGCCGGGATGGGTAGTGCACCTAATGCTGGTGCGACGGCAGATGTCAGTCATCCCGTTAAACAAGGGCTCATTCAGTCACTAGGTGTTTTTGTCGATACGCTCATCATTTGCAGTTCGACTGCCTTCATCATTTTGTTTTCAGGTCTTTATACATCGAAGGAAACGGACGGAATCGTCCTTACCCAAAATGCCCTTGGAACGGCATTGGGATCTTGGGCGGGTATTTTCCTTGCCATTATTGTACTGTTATTCGCTTTTAGCTCCATTGTGGGCAACTATTATTATGGAGAGTCGAACATTGGCTTCATCAATGAAAAAAAGGTTTGGTTAAACATCTATCGTATCGCAGTCGTAGGGATGGTGATATTCGGTTCTCTTGCCTCACTGGATTTTGTTTGGGGACTGGCTGACTTGCTGATGGCCCTTATGGCCATTATCAACCTGATCGCCATAGCATTACTAGGGAAGATTGCATTTGCTGCACTGGCGGATTATCAAAAGCAAAAGAAAAGTGGGAAAAATCCTGTCTTCCATGTGAACAATATTAAAGGTTTGAAGAATGTGGAATGTTGGGGTGACCCATCCGATAATGTGGATGTGAAGAAGGAAGCCTAA
- a CDS encoding acyl-CoA dehydrogenase family protein yields MVTTQEEKLEVLQAKLQDFIQNELLPYEQEHGLNAEEDIPREAIQWARKRSRELGFYGINLPEKYGGQDVSLKGLCMFKEELARSGAVLWGQVIGEIGGPLRIGQMLESFTQEQIEKYVMPVVKGEASCCFALTEPNAGSDAFAIETTAVKDGNDYLLNGKKHFISAAPYADFAIVIAKEYQEGEKGRITAFLVDKKTPEYSGFELGDIQVPLSGERIHAELNFNQCRVPAANIIGEPGKGLLLGLKRINTNRASHAAGFIGMAQHLLNLSIEHAKTRVQHGRPIGDFQAIQHMLAEMATEIYAARCMVYDVVEKIDQGKEDRAGTSMAKLFASEVNSRVADKAIQIFGSKGLVKGHPVEKMYRSARMYRILSGTSEIQKNTIAKALLKG; encoded by the coding sequence ATGGTAACAACGCAGGAAGAGAAATTAGAGGTACTTCAAGCAAAGTTGCAGGATTTCATTCAAAATGAATTGCTTCCATATGAACAGGAGCATGGATTGAACGCTGAAGAGGATATACCGAGGGAAGCCATACAATGGGCAAGAAAACGATCCAGGGAATTGGGTTTTTATGGAATTAACCTCCCTGAAAAGTATGGTGGACAAGATGTTAGCTTAAAAGGATTATGCATGTTCAAGGAGGAATTGGCCCGTTCCGGAGCGGTGTTATGGGGGCAGGTTATCGGCGAGATTGGCGGGCCGCTAAGAATTGGTCAGATGCTGGAAAGTTTTACACAGGAGCAAATAGAAAAATATGTGATGCCCGTCGTGAAGGGGGAAGCTAGCTGCTGCTTTGCCCTTACAGAACCAAATGCCGGATCGGATGCCTTTGCTATCGAAACAACAGCTGTCAAAGACGGAAATGATTATTTATTGAATGGAAAAAAACATTTTATCAGTGCTGCACCCTATGCTGATTTCGCCATTGTCATAGCGAAAGAATATCAGGAAGGAGAAAAAGGAAGAATCACTGCTTTCCTAGTAGATAAAAAAACACCCGAATATTCGGGGTTTGAACTAGGAGACATTCAAGTTCCCCTATCAGGAGAGCGCATACATGCTGAATTAAATTTCAATCAATGTCGAGTGCCTGCCGCCAATATAATCGGAGAACCAGGAAAAGGGTTGCTGCTCGGATTGAAGAGAATAAACACAAATCGCGCTTCCCATGCGGCCGGATTTATCGGAATGGCTCAACACCTTCTCAATTTATCTATTGAGCATGCTAAAACGCGAGTCCAACATGGACGGCCCATTGGTGACTTCCAGGCAATTCAGCATATGCTCGCAGAAATGGCGACGGAAATCTATGCAGCAAGGTGCATGGTCTATGATGTGGTTGAAAAAATTGATCAAGGAAAAGAGGATCGGGCAGGCACGTCCATGGCAAAGCTGTTTGCTTCAGAAGTAAATAGCCGTGTGGCTGACAAGGCCATCCAAATCTTTGGCTCCAAAGGCTTGGTAAAAGGTCATCCAGTAGAAAAAATGTACAGGAGTGCACGGATGTATCGGATTCTGAGCGGAACCTCGGAAATTCAAAAAAATACAATTGCCAAAGCATTATTAAAAGGGTAA
- a CDS encoding ATP-binding cassette domain-containing protein, which yields MDEHIFHIEGLTHQFADGTFALNDLSLTIQHGKKIALLGNNGAGKSTLFLHLNGLLQPTAGKIRFKGKKMKYDRKALLSLRKQVGIVFQDPDSQLFSANVQQDISFGPMNLGWDRNAVQEKVNWAMAETEVTELKDRPTHFLSLGQKKRVAIAGVLAMEPDVWLLDEPTAGLDPYFSKQIMALLDSIHHQDKTIILSTHDVNLAYQWADEVVVMNDGKVIYQGDPVSVFHDEDVLLQAHLEKPWVFEMFQALHQSREPAERDLFPRTKEELLQLLETESIY from the coding sequence ATGGACGAGCATATTTTTCATATAGAAGGCCTCACCCATCAATTCGCAGATGGAACGTTCGCTTTAAACGATCTTTCGCTAACGATTCAACATGGTAAAAAGATAGCGTTATTAGGCAATAATGGTGCCGGCAAATCGACTTTATTCCTGCATTTAAATGGTCTTTTACAACCTACAGCAGGAAAGATCAGATTTAAGGGCAAGAAAATGAAATATGACCGTAAAGCATTATTATCATTACGAAAGCAAGTCGGGATCGTTTTTCAAGATCCCGACTCGCAGCTCTTTTCCGCTAATGTACAACAGGATATATCGTTTGGACCGATGAATTTAGGTTGGGATAGAAATGCAGTCCAGGAGAAAGTAAATTGGGCAATGGCTGAAACGGAAGTAACCGAACTGAAAGACAGACCCACCCATTTTTTGAGCCTAGGGCAAAAAAAACGTGTCGCCATTGCAGGGGTACTCGCCATGGAACCCGATGTCTGGCTCTTGGATGAACCTACCGCTGGATTGGATCCTTATTTCTCAAAGCAGATCATGGCTCTGCTGGACAGTATCCACCACCAGGACAAAACGATAATCCTGTCAACTCATGATGTTAATTTAGCTTATCAATGGGCTGATGAAGTCGTGGTCATGAACGATGGTAAGGTCATATACCAAGGGGACCCCGTATCCGTTTTCCATGATGAAGACGTTTTGCTGCAAGCGCATCTGGAGAAGCCGTGGGTTTTTGAAATGTTTCAAGCCCTTCATCAATCAAGGGAACCTGCAGAACGGGACCTTTTCCCAAGAACGAAGGAAGAATTGCTTCAATTGTTGGAGACTGAAAGTATTTATTAA